A region of Nostoc sp. 'Peltigera membranacea cyanobiont' N6 DNA encodes the following proteins:
- a CDS encoding ferritin-like domain-containing protein has product MDYQSPLSKNSSRRALIVSGAVGGMATALGLPMIAQKADARTTTSGRNDAKILNNALYYEHQAIWAYGAAAGKLTSTEVGKAVLALALRNQADHKNHRDALAATITSLGGTPVKAKSSYDLSSYIKKGEGNLDSDVNIAKLALALETDAAIAYSQEIAKLKTPKLITIGASIGSTETAHAAAIRATFKALGVNVEIVPAPFLSIENREAWVLKV; this is encoded by the coding sequence ATGGACTATCAAAGCCCTTTAAGCAAAAATTCCTCTCGCCGTGCGCTAATAGTGAGTGGGGCAGTCGGTGGTATGGCGACTGCATTGGGTTTGCCGATGATTGCCCAAAAAGCTGATGCTCGGACAACAACTTCTGGACGAAACGATGCAAAAATTCTGAACAATGCTCTTTATTACGAACACCAGGCGATTTGGGCTTATGGCGCTGCTGCTGGCAAGCTAACTAGTACTGAGGTTGGTAAAGCTGTTTTGGCTTTAGCGCTCCGCAACCAAGCGGATCATAAAAACCATCGGGATGCTCTAGCAGCTACTATCACCAGTTTGGGTGGAACTCCAGTAAAAGCAAAATCTAGCTATGATCTTTCATCATACATCAAAAAGGGTGAGGGAAACTTGGATAGCGATGTGAATATTGCCAAGCTAGCTTTAGCTTTGGAGACTGATGCTGCGATCGCCTATAGCCAAGAAATTGCTAAGTTGAAAACTCCAAAATTGATTACTATCGGGGCGAGTATCGGCTCTACTGAAACTGCCCATGCTGCGGCTATTCGTGCCACTTTCAAAGCCCTTGGAGTAAATGTCGAAATTGTACCAGCGCCTTTTCTTAGCATTGAAAATCGTGAAGCCTGGGTGTTGAAAGTATAG
- a CDS encoding Rpn family recombination-promoting nuclease/putative transposase: protein MKTDSIFYRLFQEFPSIFFELIGNPPETANTYQFSSVEIKQTAFRIDGVFLPTQDEENPLYFVEVQFQPDSDIYLRLVSETFLYLRQNKSKNSWRGVVIYPRRSIDTGERQDCHEFFNSDRISIIYLDELGEAASLPIGIATLKLVIENEDTTIATARELINRTKQAVNLQLPQKQLLELIETILVYKLPNISREEIEAMFGLSELKQTRVYQEAKQEGKEEGKQEGKQEGRFEAKLEAVPKLLALGLSVEQIAQALDLDVAQVQQVVQQKPLCE, encoded by the coding sequence GTGAAAACTGACAGCATATTTTATCGCTTATTTCAAGAATTTCCCAGTATCTTCTTTGAACTGATTGGGAATCCTCCCGAAACTGCAAATACCTATCAATTCTCTTCAGTTGAAATCAAACAAACAGCTTTTAGAATAGATGGTGTATTTCTTCCCACTCAAGACGAAGAAAATCCGCTTTATTTCGTTGAAGTCCAATTTCAACCAGACTCAGATATTTATTTGCGCCTAGTTTCAGAAACATTTCTCTATTTGCGGCAAAATAAATCTAAAAATTCTTGGCGAGGAGTGGTAATTTATCCCAGAAGGAGTATAGATACTGGTGAACGACAAGATTGCCACGAATTCTTCAACAGCGATCGTATTAGTATAATTTACTTGGATGAACTAGGTGAAGCAGCATCACTACCAATAGGTATTGCTACCTTAAAATTAGTAATTGAGAATGAAGATACAACTATTGCCACTGCCAGAGAATTAATTAACCGTACAAAACAAGCGGTAAATTTGCAACTGCCACAAAAACAATTACTAGAATTAATAGAGACGATTCTGGTTTATAAATTGCCTAACATAAGTCGAGAGGAGATAGAGGCGATGTTTGGATTAAGTGAGTTGAAGCAAACACGGGTTTATCAAGAAGCTAAACAAGAAGGCAAAGAAGAAGGTAAACAAGAAGGCAAACAAGAAGGTCGTTTTGAGGCAAAGTTAGAAGCTGTACCTAAACTGTTAGCACTGGGTTTAAGTGTGGAACAGATCGCACAGGCGTTAGATTTGGATGTTGCACAAGTCCAGCAAGTAGTACAGCAAAAGCCTCTATGTGAATAA
- a CDS encoding UDP-N-acetylmuramoyl-tripeptide--D-alanyl-D-alanine ligase: MHCSATLTQLLEVLLASPINLSETALIQVSSGIQTDSRALKPGEVFLALRGDKFDGHEFVPIAIAKGAIAAIVDFEYENPGLPVLQVKDTLKAYQQIARWWRDRFNIPVIGVTGSVGKTTTKELIAAVLGTKGRVHKTYGNYNNEIGVPKTLLEIGAENDYAVIEMAMRGRGQIAELTQIARPTIGVITNVGTAHIELLGSEEAIAEAKCELLVEMSADSVAILNHDNPLLMATAAKVWHGEVLTYGFSGGDIQGQLIDNDRVEVAGIQLPLPLPGRHNATNFLAALAVAKVLEIDWATLKAGVEVDMPTGRSQRFNLANDVVILDETYNAAPEAMMAALQLLADTPGKRKIAVLGAMKELGERSQQLHQRVGETVRKLNLDGLLVLVDGEDAEAIAQSAEGIPSECFATHTDLVARLKTFVQTGDRLLFKAAHSVGLDRVVNQLRAEFPK, translated from the coding sequence ATGCATTGTTCTGCTACCCTAACCCAACTGCTTGAAGTTCTTTTGGCCAGTCCGATAAACCTATCTGAAACTGCTTTAATACAAGTAAGTAGCGGTATACAAACAGATAGCCGCGCCCTAAAGCCGGGTGAAGTATTTTTAGCTTTGCGAGGCGATAAATTTGATGGACATGAATTTGTGCCAATTGCGATCGCAAAGGGTGCAATCGCTGCAATTGTAGATTTTGAATACGAAAATCCCGGTTTACCGGTATTACAGGTAAAAGACACCCTCAAGGCATATCAGCAAATTGCTAGATGGTGGCGCGATCGCTTTAATATTCCTGTAATTGGTGTAACAGGTTCCGTGGGTAAAACTACAACCAAAGAATTGATCGCCGCAGTTTTAGGAACAAAGGGGCGAGTTCACAAAACTTATGGAAATTACAACAACGAAATTGGTGTCCCAAAAACTCTTTTAGAAATTGGTGCAGAAAATGACTACGCCGTGATTGAAATGGCGATGCGGGGTAGGGGACAAATTGCCGAACTAACCCAAATAGCGCGTCCAACAATTGGAGTAATTACCAATGTGGGGACGGCACATATTGAATTACTGGGTTCTGAAGAAGCGATCGCTGAGGCAAAATGTGAGTTGTTAGTCGAAATGTCTGCTGATAGTGTGGCAATTCTCAACCACGACAATCCTTTATTAATGGCCACGGCGGCAAAAGTTTGGCACGGAGAAGTTTTAACTTATGGCTTTTCTGGTGGGGATATTCAAGGACAATTAATTGATAACGATCGGGTGGAAGTTGCCGGAATCCAACTACCTCTACCGCTACCCGGTCGTCACAATGCGACTAATTTCTTAGCAGCTTTAGCGGTGGCAAAGGTGTTGGAGATCGATTGGGCAACCCTTAAAGCAGGTGTGGAGGTGGATATGCCCACAGGACGATCGCAGCGATTTAACTTAGCTAATGATGTGGTAATCTTAGATGAAACTTATAATGCTGCACCAGAAGCTATGATGGCAGCGTTGCAATTATTGGCAGATACACCCGGAAAGCGGAAGATTGCCGTGTTGGGTGCGATGAAAGAATTAGGGGAGCGATCGCAGCAGTTGCACCAGCGAGTGGGAGAAACAGTACGAAAATTGAATTTAGACGGTTTGTTGGTTTTGGTAGATGGAGAAGATGCCGAAGCGATCGCTCAAAGTGCCGAAGGTATCCCATCGGAGTGTTTTGCAACTCATACCGATTTGGTGGCTAGGTTAAAGACATTTGTGCAAACAGGCGATCGTTTATTATTCAAAGCCGCCCATTCTGTGGGGCTAGATCGGGTTGTCAATCAGTTACGTGCAGAATTTCCCAAATGA
- a CDS encoding ligand-binding sensor domain-containing protein, with product MGIVSKGNVTVVLFCKRTSLLITSILLGLIAVPGMGWAQKTPDINSSDLTPAYPPSAPPPRVEPLPDERRVQENSPVTDYRVGNLLEDFTGNLWVGSWRGLSRIDPKTGKIISRVSLPNVAIGALAQDKVGRLWVGSYEGLFRVDPRTSEITAQNLFLPSKRVLSLLLDKRGYLWTGTDSGLALISPDQGLIMTTVKNLPGVSANTLTLDAEGQLWVGTLDGLVRVNTATAGIMKRIADLPGTTVQALAIGPEGLIWAGMPNNLLVINPKTGAVLRSVTRLRGRDVKVVRFAKDGSVWVGTNNGLLRLNPNTGAVLDAEVAGLPSSRVLALVPDIASKLWIGTSEGLAWLMPKTNSAKPHIAFSRAVK from the coding sequence ATGGGTATTGTCTCCAAAGGAAATGTCACCGTGGTATTGTTTTGCAAGCGTACTAGTTTATTGATTACTTCTATCTTGCTGGGGTTGATAGCTGTGCCAGGTATGGGATGGGCACAAAAAACCCCTGACATTAATTCATCCGATCTAACCCCTGCTTACCCACCTTCTGCACCGCCACCGCGAGTAGAACCATTACCCGATGAGCGTCGAGTGCAAGAAAATTCGCCAGTAACTGATTATCGTGTCGGTAACTTGCTGGAAGATTTTACAGGCAATCTTTGGGTAGGTTCTTGGCGGGGATTGTCGCGGATCGATCCTAAAACCGGCAAAATTATTTCTCGTGTTAGCTTACCGAATGTTGCCATTGGTGCTTTAGCCCAAGATAAAGTAGGACGTTTGTGGGTGGGAAGTTATGAGGGATTGTTCCGAGTAGACCCCCGCACTAGCGAAATAACCGCGCAGAATTTATTTTTGCCTTCCAAAAGGGTTTTGTCATTGTTACTTGACAAACGGGGTTATTTGTGGACTGGAACTGATAGCGGTTTAGCTCTAATTAGTCCCGACCAAGGCTTGATTATGACAACAGTAAAAAATCTGCCTGGTGTCAGCGCTAACACTCTAACCTTAGATGCTGAAGGTCAACTGTGGGTTGGCACCCTTGATGGATTGGTGCGGGTAAATACCGCTACTGCTGGGATTATGAAGCGGATTGCCGATTTGCCAGGGACAACTGTCCAAGCTTTAGCTATCGGTCCAGAAGGATTAATTTGGGCGGGAATGCCGAATAATTTGTTAGTTATTAACCCAAAAACTGGCGCAGTGTTACGGTCTGTAACTCGTTTACGTGGGCGTGACGTGAAGGTGGTGCGTTTTGCTAAAGATGGTAGTGTCTGGGTTGGAACTAACAATGGTTTGTTACGATTAAATCCAAATACAGGCGCTGTGTTAGATGCAGAAGTTGCTGGACTTCCTTCTAGTCGAGTTCTTGCCCTTGTACCTGATATCGCTAGTAAATTATGGATCGGCACTAGTGAAGGTCTAGCTTGGTTAATGCCCAAAACGAACAGTGCAAAACCCCATATTGCTTTCAGTCGCGCTGTTAAGTAG
- the trmFO gene encoding FADH(2)-oxidizing methylenetetrahydrofolate--tRNA-(uracil(54)-C(5))-methyltransferase TrmFO: MEQQPIQVIGGGLAGTEAAWQIAQAGVPVILHEMRPKRFSPAHHTEHLAELVCSNSFGAMASDRAAGLLHEELRQLGSIVISKADEHAVPAGGALAVDRGQFGQDLTQTLASHPLIEFRRGEVSAIPEGIVVLATGPLTSPDLAEDLQRFTGMEYLSFFDAASPIIVGESINRDVAFMASRYDKGEAAYLNCPMNKEQYLHFREELCKAEQTELKGFERETAKFFEACLPIEELAQRGEDTMRYGPLKPVGLSDTRTGERPYAVVQLRQEDKAGQLWNMVGFQTNLRWGEQKRIFQLIPSLEKAEFVRLGVMHRNTFLNAPQLMHPTLQFKERPTLLAAGQLIGTEGYTAAAAGGCLAGINAARLALGKEALVLPATTMMGALVEFISSASPKHFQPMPPNFGIFPDLGMKIKSKPERYGRYRDRSLTDLANWKANQN, translated from the coding sequence ATGGAACAACAACCGATACAAGTAATTGGAGGTGGACTAGCTGGGACAGAGGCAGCTTGGCAAATAGCCCAAGCTGGAGTACCGGTAATTCTCCATGAAATGCGTCCAAAACGTTTTAGCCCTGCTCATCATACAGAACATTTGGCAGAATTAGTGTGTAGTAATTCTTTTGGGGCAATGGCAAGCGATCGCGCGGCGGGATTATTACACGAAGAATTACGTCAACTAGGTTCTATCGTCATTTCTAAAGCTGATGAACACGCCGTACCTGCTGGTGGGGCGCTAGCCGTCGATAGGGGACAATTTGGCCAAGACTTGACTCAAACTTTAGCCAGCCATCCTTTAATTGAATTTCGCCGGGGTGAAGTATCTGCCATTCCCGAAGGAATTGTGGTTTTGGCAACTGGGCCTTTAACCAGTCCCGACTTAGCCGAAGATTTGCAGCGCTTTACGGGGATGGAATACCTGAGCTTTTTTGATGCCGCGAGTCCGATAATTGTGGGAGAATCGATTAACCGTGACGTTGCTTTTATGGCATCACGTTATGACAAAGGTGAAGCCGCTTATCTCAACTGCCCAATGAATAAAGAGCAGTATTTGCACTTTCGGGAAGAACTTTGCAAAGCGGAACAAACAGAACTCAAGGGTTTTGAACGGGAAACGGCGAAATTTTTTGAAGCCTGTTTACCCATTGAAGAACTAGCACAGCGTGGCGAAGATACCATGCGTTACGGCCCCTTAAAACCAGTAGGATTGTCAGATACTCGCACCGGGGAACGTCCTTATGCTGTGGTGCAGTTGCGACAAGAAGATAAAGCCGGTCAACTGTGGAATATGGTAGGGTTTCAAACTAATCTGCGTTGGGGTGAGCAAAAGCGGATATTTCAGCTAATTCCCAGTTTGGAAAAGGCGGAGTTTGTCCGGTTGGGAGTGATGCACCGCAATACTTTTCTTAATGCACCTCAGCTAATGCATCCAACTCTGCAATTTAAAGAGCGTCCGACATTGTTAGCTGCTGGACAGTTGATTGGTACTGAAGGCTACACTGCGGCGGCGGCGGGTGGCTGCTTGGCGGGAATTAATGCAGCGCGGCTAGCTTTGGGTAAAGAAGCTTTGGTTTTACCAGCAACAACAATGATGGGTGCGTTAGTGGAATTTATAAGTTCCGCTTCGCCGAAGCATTTCCAACCAATGCCGCCCAATTTTGGGATTTTTCCCGATTTAGGAATGAAAATCAAAAGTAAACCAGAGCGTTATGGACGTTACCGCGATCGCTCTTTAACCGATCTAGCAAACTGGAAAGCTAATCAGAATTAA
- a CDS encoding histone deacetylase family protein, with protein sequence MLPVIYSDEFLDHKTGRYHPEKPERLSAIATALKAATFADKIDWRSPTPTSEQPSLMSSLVKAHSPAYIKKLWQIASSGGGPLDGDTPVSPRSYDVALLAVSAWLDGVEAVLESANPAFVLARPPGHHAESDAGMGFCLFSNAAIAALFALEQPGVNRVAILDWDVHHGNGTQAIVESEARIAYCSLHQYPCYPGTGRATERGFHNNVLNLPVRPGSDIAEYQPLFEKQVVPFLANFQADLLIVSAGYDGNAADPLASINLQPEDYALFTDYCLGLTRKILFGLEGGYDFDTLSQSVVATIERCLV encoded by the coding sequence ATGCTACCAGTCATCTATTCCGACGAATTTTTAGACCACAAGACTGGAAGATACCATCCCGAAAAACCAGAACGTTTAAGTGCGATCGCCACCGCTCTAAAAGCTGCTACATTTGCAGATAAAATTGACTGGCGATCGCCCACACCAACATCAGAACAGCCATCATTAATGTCTTCCTTGGTTAAGGCCCATAGCCCAGCCTACATCAAAAAACTTTGGCAAATCGCTTCTAGTGGTGGCGGCCCTTTGGATGGAGATACGCCAGTTTCTCCACGTAGTTATGATGTGGCTTTGCTAGCAGTCAGTGCATGGCTAGATGGTGTTGAGGCTGTATTAGAGTCAGCTAATCCAGCTTTTGTACTAGCACGTCCCCCAGGACATCATGCAGAAAGTGATGCGGGGATGGGCTTTTGCCTATTTTCTAATGCTGCGATCGCGGCTTTATTTGCCCTCGAACAACCCGGAGTTAATCGTGTCGCCATCCTCGATTGGGATGTGCATCACGGTAATGGTACGCAAGCGATCGTTGAAAGTGAAGCACGCATCGCCTACTGTTCCCTACATCAATATCCATGCTACCCCGGTACTGGGAGAGCAACAGAACGCGGCTTTCATAATAATGTATTAAATTTACCAGTCCGCCCTGGTAGCGATATTGCCGAATATCAGCCACTATTTGAGAAACAGGTAGTACCATTTTTAGCCAACTTTCAGGCGGATTTACTGATTGTGAGTGCGGGTTATGATGGCAATGCCGCAGATCCTTTGGCAAGTATCAATTTACAGCCAGAAGACTACGCTTTATTTACTGATTATTGTCTAGGACTAACTCGTAAAATTCTTTTTGGCTTAGAAGGTGGTTACGATTTTGACACTCTTTCTCAATCAGTTGTAGCAACCATTGAGCGCTGTTTAGTTTAA
- the panB gene encoding 3-methyl-2-oxobutanoate hydroxymethyltransferase, with the protein MAITTQQLIQWKQQGRSIVALTAWDYAIAQLIDAAGVDLILVGDSMAVVLGYETTLPITLDEMIYHAKSVRRGVKRALVVVDLPFLTYQESLQQAMHSAGRVLKETGAQAVKLEGGYPAIAETITRLVEAGIPVMGHVGLTPQSVHQLGLRQQGKSQEAGERILQEAIALEQAGVFSLVLEHIPADLAMQITQKLTIPTIGIGAGTHCDGQVLVTSDVIGLAEKHPPFAKVYTNLRETITKAVQDYAVEVRDRKFP; encoded by the coding sequence ATGGCAATCACTACCCAGCAATTAATTCAATGGAAACAACAGGGACGTTCAATTGTGGCATTGACCGCCTGGGATTATGCGATCGCTCAACTCATCGATGCAGCTGGTGTAGACTTAATCCTTGTGGGTGACTCTATGGCAGTAGTTCTAGGGTATGAAACAACACTGCCGATAACTTTGGATGAGATGATCTACCACGCCAAATCTGTGCGTCGTGGGGTTAAACGGGCATTGGTAGTTGTAGATTTACCATTTTTGACGTATCAAGAAAGTCTCCAACAAGCAATGCACTCGGCTGGGCGGGTACTGAAGGAAACGGGCGCTCAAGCGGTAAAATTGGAAGGTGGTTATCCAGCGATCGCAGAAACTATTACTCGTTTGGTAGAAGCTGGAATCCCAGTAATGGGTCATGTAGGTTTGACACCGCAATCTGTACATCAACTGGGTTTGCGACAACAAGGGAAAAGCCAAGAAGCGGGTGAGAGAATTTTACAAGAAGCGATCGCTCTTGAACAAGCAGGTGTATTTTCTCTAGTTTTAGAGCATATCCCCGCAGATTTGGCAATGCAGATTACACAAAAACTGACGATTCCGACAATTGGTATCGGTGCAGGAACTCACTGCGATGGACAGGTTTTAGTTACCTCAGATGTAATCGGACTTGCCGAGAAGCATCCACCATTTGCTAAGGTTTACACCAATTTGCGGGAGACGATTACTAAAGCTGTACAAGATTATGCTGTAGAAGTGCGCGATCGCAAATTTCCATAA
- a CDS encoding metallophosphoesterase: MHWLFTGHLRVDKITVKIAELPASLQGTTLVQLSDFHYDGLRLSEEMLEKAIALTNEAEPDLILLTGDYVTDDPTPIHQLVHRLKHLQSRCGIYAVLGNHDIYYSHSKAEVTQALTSIGVHVLWNEIAYPFGKELPLVGLADYWSREFYPAPVMNQLDSITPRIVLSHNPDTAKILQQWRVDLQLSGHTHGGHIVIPGIGPVVFYYKKLLKQIPKKLRRWVTFFLGDCSKVVRYWEWAQGFHKVQENQLYVNRGLGTYKPGRLFCPPEVTVITLVGH, from the coding sequence ATGCATTGGTTATTTACGGGACATTTAAGAGTAGATAAAATCACGGTTAAGATTGCGGAACTTCCAGCATCTTTACAAGGTACAACGCTAGTGCAGTTGTCAGATTTTCACTACGATGGTTTGCGGCTGTCGGAAGAGATGTTAGAAAAAGCGATCGCACTTACTAACGAAGCTGAACCGGATTTAATTCTGTTAACTGGTGACTATGTAACTGACGATCCGACACCGATTCACCAATTGGTGCATCGACTCAAACATCTGCAAAGTCGCTGTGGTATCTACGCTGTACTGGGTAATCACGATATCTATTACAGCCATTCAAAAGCAGAAGTTACACAGGCGTTAACTAGCATTGGGGTGCATGTGCTTTGGAATGAAATCGCCTATCCATTCGGAAAAGAATTACCATTGGTGGGACTAGCTGATTATTGGTCACGGGAATTTTACCCCGCACCAGTCATGAATCAACTAGATTCTATTACACCCCGCATTGTTTTATCCCATAACCCAGATACAGCGAAGATACTGCAACAATGGCGCGTAGATTTGCAATTATCCGGTCATACCCACGGCGGGCACATTGTAATTCCTGGCATTGGCCCTGTAGTTTTCTATTATAAAAAGTTACTCAAACAAATTCCCAAAAAATTACGGCGTTGGGTAACATTTTTTCTAGGAGACTGTTCTAAAGTTGTGCGATATTGGGAGTGGGCGCAAGGGTTTCACAAGGTGCAAGAAAATCAACTATATGTCAATCGGGGTTTAGGAACTTATAAACCAGGACGTTTATTTTGCCCGCCAGAAGTGACTGTAATTACCTTAGTTGGTCATTAG
- a CDS encoding Uma2 family endonuclease encodes MVQQVTPETTIEVIYPESDGQPMADNTEQFAWIVKIKENLEILFPSPADVFIAGDLFWYPVQGNPNIKQAPDTMVVFGRPKGKRSSYLQWNEDNIPPQVVFEILSPGNTLKEMAKKLQFYQRYGVEEYYIYDPDKNDLNGLLHSEDSFEVIEEMNGWVSPRLGIHFTLTPDTLEIVSSTGQKFLSPGEIDQLREQERQRAERECQAKEAALQELEAASQAKEAALQELEKERDRYQELLAKLQEKGIDTDNL; translated from the coding sequence ATGGTACAACAAGTCACACCAGAAACCACAATCGAAGTCATCTACCCAGAAAGCGACGGACAGCCAATGGCGGATAATACAGAACAATTTGCATGGATTGTCAAAATTAAAGAAAATTTAGAAATCCTATTTCCATCGCCAGCTGATGTATTTATCGCCGGAGATTTGTTTTGGTATCCAGTTCAAGGAAACCCTAATATTAAACAAGCGCCCGATACGATGGTAGTTTTTGGCAGACCAAAAGGAAAACGGAGTTCCTATTTACAGTGGAATGAAGATAATATACCACCACAGGTAGTATTTGAAATTCTATCGCCAGGTAACACCCTCAAAGAAATGGCTAAAAAATTGCAGTTTTACCAGCGTTACGGCGTTGAAGAATATTATATTTATGATCCCGATAAGAATGATTTAAATGGCTTACTCCATTCTGAGGATAGTTTTGAAGTTATCGAAGAGATGAATGGCTGGGTAAGTCCGCGTTTGGGAATCCATTTTACACTAACACCGGATACCCTGGAAATTGTTTCTTCCACCGGACAAAAGTTTTTAAGCCCCGGAGAAATTGACCAGTTACGGGAACAAGAACGCCAACGTGCAGAACGGGAATGTCAAGCAAAGGAAGCGGCTTTACAAGAATTAGAAGCGGCTTCACAAGCAAAGGAAGCGGCTTTACAAGAATTAGAAAAAGAGCGCGATCGCTATCAAGAATTGCTAGCTAAACTCCAAGAAAAAGGAATTGATACAGATAATTTGTAA
- a CDS encoding fasciclin domain-containing protein produces MADIVDIAVTAESFKTLVAAVQAAGLVETLKSPGPFTVFAPNDDAFAKLPPGTIQTLLQNIPQLTRILKYHVVPGKLLKADLAELGTVNSVEGSPIKIHSSDGFEVKNATVLAADIEADNGVVHVIDTVILPG; encoded by the coding sequence ATGGCTGATATTGTTGATATTGCAGTTACGGCTGAGTCTTTCAAAACACTAGTAGCGGCTGTACAAGCTGCTGGTTTAGTAGAAACATTAAAAAGTCCTGGCCCGTTCACTGTCTTTGCACCAAATGACGATGCTTTTGCCAAATTACCACCGGGAACTATCCAAACTCTGTTGCAGAATATTCCCCAGCTAACGCGGATATTAAAGTATCATGTCGTTCCAGGAAAGCTGCTAAAGGCTGATTTGGCAGAACTCGGTACGGTTAATTCTGTGGAAGGTTCACCTATTAAAATTCATTCTTCAGATGGTTTTGAAGTTAAAAATGCCACAGTTTTAGCAGCAGATATCGAAGCTGATAATGGCGTAGTACACGTTATCGATACCGTGATTTTACCCGGTTAA
- a CDS encoding tellurite resistance TerB family protein has protein sequence MGILDAVLGTENQNQAALNPAEAFAVIVLMATASDGYLSVEQANSITFVLSRMKLFKSYPHEMMDRLFDKILAILQGDGFNALFNAAKDSLSQDLREAAFAVATDFVLAEGIVAEEEKNFLNDLYQALDVSSERAMQIVQVILIKNRG, from the coding sequence ATGGGTATACTCGACGCTGTTTTGGGCACAGAAAACCAAAACCAAGCGGCACTCAATCCAGCCGAAGCCTTTGCTGTCATTGTTTTAATGGCAACAGCTTCAGACGGTTATCTCTCTGTTGAGCAGGCAAATTCTATCACTTTTGTGTTGTCTCGGATGAAACTTTTTAAAAGTTATCCCCATGAAATGATGGATAGGCTGTTTGACAAAATCTTGGCCATTCTCCAGGGTGATGGTTTTAATGCTTTATTCAATGCAGCAAAAGATTCTCTATCTCAAGACTTGCGAGAAGCAGCCTTTGCAGTAGCCACTGATTTTGTCTTAGCTGAAGGGATTGTAGCTGAAGAAGAAAAAAACTTCTTAAACGATCTATATCAAGCTTTAGACGTTTCTAGTGAGAGAGCAATGCAAATTGTGCAAGTAATCTTAATTAAAAACCGGGGATAG